One window of the Eucalyptus grandis isolate ANBG69807.140 chromosome 6, ASM1654582v1, whole genome shotgun sequence genome contains the following:
- the LOC104448171 gene encoding cold and drought-regulated protein CORA: MKMASSRVFLLCGLLLAVVVLMAAQVSARDLAEETQSQESVKEANYGQGYGEHGHGGKGYEGGYEKGHGGHGHGSHGHGGHGHGGHGHGGHHGGHPSEETEDVKN; encoded by the exons ATGAAAATGGCTTCCTCCAGGGTTTTCCTCCTGTGCGGCCTGCTTCTGGCCGTTGTCGTTCTCATGGCCGCGCAGGTCTCGGCTCGTGACCTTGCTGAGGAGACTCAGTCAC AGGAGAGCGTGAAAGAGGCTAACTATGGCCAAGGATATGGTGAACACGGCCACGGTGGAAAGGGGTATGAAGGTGGCTATGAAAAGGGCCACGGCGGTCATGGCCATGGCAGTCACGGTCACGGTGGTCACGGCCACGGCGGTCACGGCCACGGTGGTCATCATGGTGGTCACCCTTCGGAAGAAACCGAAGATGTCAAGAATTAG